In Chaetodon trifascialis isolate fChaTrf1 chromosome 6, fChaTrf1.hap1, whole genome shotgun sequence, one DNA window encodes the following:
- the LOC139332035 gene encoding zinc finger protein 664-like: MSAVKYLREFVNERLTAAAEEILRVVEKTVVEYEKEIDRQRRLLDVVWKPEIKLLRIELPQQHVRQKEEEALCDQERNSSLDQEESEPPQIKEEEEELCTSQEEEQLVLKEETEAFMLTPAHEESDQQLLSNSSHVAESQDQRGGEHGDSGSCRDSDLKPKESESHCDNIYNPNLSEVHCNPHRVKKSHKCDTCGKAFKFKSQLQRHLRIHTGEKPYSCNTCGRRFNQKSSLNTHVRIHTGERPYSCNTCGKRFSQATALNSHMRIHTGQKPHSCNTCGKRFSQATALNVHMRIHTGEKPYSCNTCGKRFRQATLLNTHMRIHTGEKPYSCNTCRKRFCKADSLKIHMRIHTGEKPCSCKTCGKDFRCAC; encoded by the exons ATGTCTGCAGTTAAATACTTGAGAGAGTTTGTCAACGAGcgactgactgctgctgccgAGGAAATATTAAGAGTTGTTGAAAAAACTGTCGTCGAGTACGAAAAAGAGATCGACCGTCAGCGCAGACTGCTGGATGTCGTCTGGAAACCTGAAATAAAGTTACTCAGAATAG AGCTCCCACAGCAACATGTCCgtcagaaggaggaggaggctctcTGTGACCAGGAGAGGAACTCCAGTCTGGACCAAGAGGAGTCAGAACCTCCTCAGattaaagaggaagaggaggaacttTGTACCAgtcaggaggaagagcagcttgTACTGAAGGAGGAGACTGAAGCTTTCATGTTGACTCCTGCTCATGAGGAAAgtgaccagcagctcctctccaaCAGCTCTCATGTAGCTGAGAGCCAagatcagagaggaggtgagcatGGAGACTCAGGATCATGTAGAGATTCAGACCTAAAGCCAAAGGAAAGCGAAAGTCACTGTGACAATATATACAACCCAAACTTGTCAGAAGTTCACTGTAATCCTCACAGAGTTAAAAAGTCTCACAAATGTGACACTTGTGGAAAAGCTTTTAAGTTTAAGTCACAACTTCAGAGACACCTgaggatccacacaggtgagaagccgtaTTCATGCAACACCTGCGGGAGAAGATTCAATCAGAAATCATCATTGAATACTCATGTGAGgatccacacaggggagaggCCGTATTCGTgcaacacctgtgggaaaagATTTAGTCAGGCAACAGCATTGAATAGTCATATGAGGATTCACACAGGTCAGAAGCCTCATTCATGCAACACCTGCGGGAAAAGATTTAGTCAGGCAACAGCATTGAATGTTCAtatgaggatccacacaggtgagaagccttATTCATgcaacacctgtgggaaaagATTTAGGCAGGCAACATTATTGAATACTCAtatgaggatccacacaggtgagaagccttATTCATGCAACACCTGTAGGAAAAGATTCTGTAAGGCAGATTCATTGAAGATTCAtatgaggatccacacaggCGAGAAGCCGTGTTCTTGCAAAACGTGTGGAAAAGATTTCAGGTGTGCCTGTTAG
- the LOC139332036 gene encoding zinc finger protein 664-like, producing the protein MSSVHYLREFVNERLTAAAEEIFRVFEITIVEYEEEIDRQRRLLDVVWKPEIKLHRIELPQHVRKEEEVLCNQERNSSLNQEESEPPQIKEEEEELCTSQEGEQLVLKEETEAFMLTPAYEESDHQYLFNNCHVAESQDQNESEHGDSGSCRNTETKPKERHHESESHSYNVYNPNLSKIHRSTHTGRKSFKCDTCGKDCKCKSKLNIHMRIHTGEKPYSCGTCGKKFNQTSGLKAHRRVHTGERPYSCITCGKRFNQTSVLKAHIRIHTGEKPYSCTICGRAFRYSGDLTVHTRRAHTGEKPYNCNKCGKRFSGIFEFSRHIKVHTDK; encoded by the exons ATGTCTTCAGTTCATTACTTGAGAGAGTTTGTCAACGAGcgactgactgctgctgccgAGGAAATATTCAGAGTTTTTGAAATAACTATCGTCGAGTACGAAGAAGAAATCGATCGTCAGCGCAGACTGCTGGACGTCGTCTGGAAACCTGAAATTAAGTTACACAGGATAG AGCTCCCACAACATGTCcgtaaggaggaggaggttctCTGTAACCAGGAGAGGAACTCCAGTCTGAATCAAGAGGAGTCAGAACCTCCTCAGattaaagaggaagaggaggaactcTGCACcagtcaggagggagagcagcttgtACTGAAGGAGGAGACTGAAGCCTTCATGTTGACTCCTGCTTATGAGGAAAGTGATCACCAGTACCTCTTTAATAACTGTCATGTAGCTGAGAGCCAAGATCAGAATGAAAGCGAGCATGGAGACTCAGGATCATGTAGAAATACAGAGACAAAACCAAAGGAAAGACATCACGAAAGTGAAAGTCACAGTTACAATGTATACAACCCTAACTTGTCAAAGATTCACCGTAGTACTCACACAGGTAGAAAGTCTTTCAAATGTGACACTTGTGGAAAAGATTGTAAGTGTAAGTCAAAATTGAATATTCACATGAGAATCCACACGGGTGAGAAGCCGTATTCCTGCGGCACCTGTGGGAAAAAATTCAATCAGACATCAGGATTGAAGGCTCATAGAAGagtccacacaggtgagaggcCGTATTCTTGTATCACTTGTGGGAAAAGATTCAATCAGACGTCAGTGTTGAAAGCTCACATTAGAATCCACACTGGCGAGAAGCCGTATTCTTGCACAATATGTGGGAGAGCTTTCAGGTACAGCGGTGACTTGACGGTCCACACAAGAAGAGCCCACACTGGTGAGAAGCCATACAACTGCAACAAATGTGGGAAAAGATTCTCTGGTATATTTGAATTTTCCAGGCACATAAAagtgcacacagacaaataa